The Brevundimonas sp. SORGH_AS_0993 genome segment CTGGTCGCCACCCCCATCGGCAATCTGAGGGACATCACCCTGAGGGCGCTGGATGTGCTGGCCGCCGCCGACCTGGTGCTGGCCGAAGACACGCGCGTCACGGCCAAGCTGCTGACGGCCTATGGGCTGAAGGCGCGGCTGGAACGCTGCGACGACCACGCCTCGGTCCGCGCCGCCGATCTGGCCGTCGAGCGCCTGCGCGAGGGCCAGGTGGTGGCCCTGGTGTCGGACGCCGGCACGCCCCTGGTCAGCGATCCGGGCTTCGTCGTGGCCCGCGCCGTCATCGCCGAAGGGCTGCCGGTCCACCCGATCCCCGGCGCCTCCAGCCTGCTGGCGGCCCTGTGCATCGCCGGCCTGCCCGCCGACCGGGTGCTGTTCGCCGGCTTCCTGCCGCCCAAGACCACCGGGCGTCGCGCCGCCCTGGAAGCGCTGAGGGGTCCGCGCCAGACCCTGGTGTTCTTCGAGAGCGGCCCGCGCCTGAAGGACAGCCTGGCCGACATGGCCGCCGTCCTGGGCCCCCGCCCGGCCGCCGTGGCGCGCGAACTGACCAAGCTTTACGAGGAATGCGTGCGCGGCCCGCTGGACGTCCTGGCGACCGATCCGCGCCTGGACGCCCCCAAGGGCGAGATCGTGGTGGTGATCGGTCCCGGCGACGTCGAACAGGCCACCGAGGCCCAGGCGGACGCCGCCCTGGCCGAGGCCCTGACCCGGCTGCCGACCGGAGAGGCCGCCGCCGAGGTGGCCAGGACCCTGGGTCTGAACCGCAAGACCTTGTATCGGCGCGCCCTGGCCCTGCAGGGCAGATGAAGCCGCCCCGCCTTCCCCGCCCGGCCCCGGCGCCGCGCCCCAAGGCGGCCTGGCGTCAGGCCAAGGGCGGGGCGGCCTTCCGCCGCGGCCACGCCGCCGAATGGATCGCCGCCGCGCTTCTGATGGCCAAGGGCTATCGGATCCTGGGGTTCCGGCTGAAGGACCGGGCGGGCGAGATCGACCTTCTGGCCCGACGCGGGCGCGTCCTGGCCGTGGTCGAGGTCAAGCGCCGCATGACCCTGGACGCCGCACGCCTGGCCCTGAAGCCCGCCCAGTACGACCGGCTGGTCGCCGCGGGTCAGGCCATCCGCCGCAAACGCCCCGCCCTTCAGGCCCTGGATCTGAGAATCGATATGGTGGCGCTGGCCCCCGGCCGGTTTCCGCGTCATCTTCGCGGCGTCGAACGCGGCGACTGAAGGAACGCCATGAACCGGGATGAGGCCGAAGCCGTCCTGACGGCCGCCGGCGAGGCCGGCGAGGCGGGCTTCCCCCTGCTGGAGGCCGCGATCGCCTGCGCCGTTCACGACCGCCCCTTCCGCGATCCCGAACCCGTGCGCGCCCTGGCCTGCGGCGCCGGCCAGCGTCTCAAGGAGCGGATCGGCGGCGAAGCGCCGGACGACGCCCTGTCCGAGACCATGGCCGCCGACTTCCGACTGAACGGCGACCTTCTGACCCACGACCTGACGGCCAACACCGACGTCATCGACGTGGCCGAGCGGCGGCGCGGCCTGTCGGCCGCCCTGGCGGTCTTCTATCTGCACGCGGCGGCGGCCGCCGGGATCAAGGCGGCGGGCGTCGACTTCCCCGGCCATTTCCTGGTGCGGGTCGAGACGGCGGAAGGGCCGGTCGCCCTGGACCCTTTCAGCCACGGTCGGCTGGTCATGCCCAGCGAACTGACCCGACGGGCTCTGCGCGCCGGCCTGACGCCCCAGGTGGCGGATCGGCTGGACCTGCTGATGGCGCCCGTCAGCGACCGCCAGGCCCTGATCCGCCTGCAGAACGTGTTGTTCAGCCGCGCCCTGGCCCGCCACGACTATGAGGCGGCCGAACGTTCCGCCTTGCGCCGCGCCCTTCTGGACCCCGAGGATCACCGCCCCTGGCTGGACGTCGCCTCGGCCCGCGAGAAACAGGGCGCCCTGGCCGGAGCCCTGGCCGCCCTGGCGCGAGCGCGCGGACTGGACGGCGCCGCAGCCGCCCGGCGCGCCGCCAGCTTCGACCGGGTGCGGATGCGCCTGAACTGACCCCGCCCCAGCGCCCTATTTCAGCGCGACGTAGCCGCGTTCCACCATCCGGCGCAGAGCTTCGTAGGCCTCGGCCAGTTCGTCATAGGCGGTGCGGGCCGAGGTCAGGCGGGCCACCTGGTCGGGCGTCACGGCCGATCCGGAGTGGGCCAGGCGCAGGGATTCGGCGACCCACTTGGCCCGCGCGGTCGCGGTCAGGACCGCCAGCTTCTGAAGCGAGGCGGCGTCCACGCCGGTCAACGTCTGGCCGATCACCTCCTTGTTGGCGACATAGGCGGCGTAGTCGATCTGCTCCAGCTGGCCGCGCAGGCGGCGCTGTTCCTGAGGATCGGTGTCCTGCGGCTCGAAATGGTCGCTGTGGCGACGCACGCTCGAGGTCATCTTGGTCGACATGGGCCGGCCCTCCCGCAAGCCTGCCAAACGGCCGAGACGGGCCGCGCCGGGGGAAGGTGCGCCGCCTTGGTTAACGCCGCGTTGCGTCGGGCGGCCCGACGGTCGATATGCGGACCTGGACAGACCGAGGAGATCCCCACATGGACCTGGAACTGACGGGCAAGCGCGCCCTGATCTGCGGCGGCTCGTCGGGGCTGGGCCGGGCGGTGGCGACGGCCCTGGCGGCCGAGGGCGCCCATGTCGCCCTGCTGTCGCGCAACGCCGAGGCGCTTCAGGCCGTCGCGGACCAGTTGAATGCCGCAGGACCCGGCCGGGCGGTCGTGGCGACGGCCGATCTGGCGGATCACCAAGCCCTGCTGCGGGCCGTGGATACGGCCGAGGCCCTGTTGGGCGGATCCATCGAGATCCTGCTGAACAACACCGGCGGGCCGCCGCCGTCGGGCGTGTCGAACCTGGAGCCGTCGGTCTGGCGCGATCATTTCGAGGCCATGGTGCTGTCGATCTTCCGGCTGACGGATCGGGTTCTGCCGGCCATGCGGGCGGCCGGCTGGGGCCGCATTCTGAACGTCGCCTCCGTCACCGTGATCGAGCCTTCGGCGGCGCTGGGGGTGTCGAACACCCTGCGCGCCTCGGTGGCGGCCTGGGCCAAGACCCTGGCGACCGAGGTGGGGCCGGACGGGGTGACGGTCAACACCCTGCTGCCGGGGCGGATCGACACGCCGCGCATCGACCGGTTGGATCGGGCGGCGGCCGAGCGGACGGGCGTGACGCCGGAACAGGCGCGCGCCGCGTCGGTGACGTCCATCCCCGTCGGCCGCATCGGGACGCCGGAGGAATTCGGCGCCACGGCCGCCTTCCTGGCCAGTCCGCTGGCGGCCTATGTCACCGGCTCCCTGATCCGGCTGGACGGCGGGGCGGTTAAGGCGATCTAGGATCGGGATCGGACGCCAAAAAAGGAGTCCAACGAGTCCGAGCAGTCCGATTTCGCGCCTTTCGTCGCCGTCGAGTCCGCGGGTGGGGCCAGTGTAACACGGGCGAAGTGTAACCCGGGCGAAAGGGGCGCCACATCGATTGCAGCTGGGTCGCGCCAAGCGGCTGAAATCCCTGGGACGCCCCCGCTGGATTCGGCGACCACGGCGCTGCGATGCGGTGAATCAGGCCCGGCGCAGCAGTCCGCCGAAGGCGACCCGCCCCCGGCCATAGTCCAGGATCACATGGCTGAACCGCGTCAGGAGGTCTCCACCCAGCAGCAGGGCCGGCTCCTCGATCAGGTTCAGCAGGTGAAAGGCGTGCAGGTCGGCAAACAGCAGGGGCGTGGGGCCAAGCGTCCGGCCGGCGATCTTCAGGTCGCGGACCCCGCCGGTCTGAACCGAAACGGCGCCGCCCACGATGCCCTCCATCCGGGTCGGGCGGCCCGGGATCGGTCTCGGGCGCGATCCGGGCCGCCCGCATGAGGGCCAGGTTGCCGATCGAATACTGGGCGCCGCTGTCGATGAAGGCGCTGGTCTCGACGCCGTCGACCACAAGACGACCCAGGATCAGCTGGCCGGAGGGACCGCGCCGCCCCGAGACGACGAGGTCCGCCTGGCGACGTGCGCCGATCTCTCCGGCCCCGCCCACCGAGACGCCCTCGCCCGGCCGGGTCAGAAGGGCGCGCCGCGCCTGCACGTCCAGCACCAGACGAAACCGCGACAGCAGATCCAGGCCCAACAGGCCGTCCGCGCCCAGGGCCTGGCGGGGGAAGACCGGCAGCTCCAGAGCCGGAAAGCGGCGTCGGCCGACCTCGACGGCCTCTACATGGACCGTAGGCGTGGCCTCGGCGGCGGTGACGCCGTGAACCATCACGTCGGGACCGGGGGGCAGGCCCAGGGCCAGGGCCAGTTCGCGCGAGACGGCGCTGCGTTCGGCCCCGGTGTCGATGATGAAGGTCCGCTCCGGCCCGCCGTTCAGGCGCACGCCCACCCCCATGCGGGTCAGGAGATTGCGAAACAGCCGAAGCGTCTCGGGCGCAGGGGTCGTCGCTTCGGCCTGGGTCTGGGCGGCGGCGGGCGAAGCGGTCAGGAACCACGCGCCAAGGGGCAGGGCGGCCGTCAGGGCCAGGGCGTCGCGCCGCGACGGGATCGCGGCGCGCCAGCCGGAGCCGGAGCCGATAAGGGAAGGCCGCAACCGCCTGGTCTCCTCGCGCGCCGCGAACCGGCGTCTGTCCTCAGGATAGGCGGCTTTGAAGGCGCCGTCATCGCCCTTGATCAGGCGCGCGGATGGGCCGCGGCATAGGCGTTCAGCAGCCGTTCGGCGTCCACGCCCGTGTATTTCTGGGTCGTCGACAGGCTGGCGTGGCCCAGCAGTTCCTGGATCGCGCGCAGGTCCGCGCCGGCGCCCAGCAGATGGGTCGCGAAACTGTGGCGCAGGGCGTGGGGCGTCGTCCGTTCGGGCAGGCCGAGGCGTCCGCGCAGCCGCTGGACCGCCGCCTGGACGTGACGGGGGCTCAAGGGTCCGCCGCGCCGGGCGCGGAACAGGGCCTCGGCGGGCTGGAGCGGAAACGGCTGGAGCGCCAGATAGGCGTCCGTCGCCTGGCGCACGGCGGGCAGGACCGGAACGATCCGGGTCTTCGCCCCCTTGCCGACGATCCGCAGCGTCTCGCCCAGCGGCGCGTCGGCGCGCGTCAGGGACAGGGCCTCCGAAATCCGCAGGCCGCAGCCGTAGAGCAGGGTCAGGACGGCGCGGTCACGGGCCGCCTCCCACGGGTCGGCGTCGGGGTCGGCGTCCGGTTCGGCCAGCAGGCCGCGCGCCTGATCCTCCGTGACCGGGCGCGGCAGGGACGGTTTGATCCGAGGGCCGCGCACCAGGGCCAGCTGGGGCGCGGGCGTGTCCAGTCGCCGGTCCAGAAAGGCGTGAAAGCCCCGGATGGCCGACAGGCTCTGGCTGAGGGAGCGGGCGGCCAGCGGGTGATCGCCGCCGCGTCGATCAGCCATATGGGCGCGGACCTCGGCCGCCGTCACCGCGCCGAGATCGGCCAGGGACAGGGCCTCGCCGCGATGCCGCTCCAGAAAGGCGAGATAGAGCCGGCCGATGTGGCCATAGGCTTCCAGGGTGCGCGGCGACAGGCGGCGTTCGTGCGCCAGATGGTCCAGCCAGGCGCGCAGGGCGTCCGACGCCGTCAGCGCGGGGGACTTTAGTTCAGGACGGGCCATCGTTCGGCCATCCGCTCGACCACGCGGGCCAGGAAGGCGGCCAGTTCGCAGCCCATGGTGGGGGTGAAACCCTCAGGATCGGGCGAGCCGAAGGCGCACAGGCTGGGGCGGGGCGGTTCGCCCGGCGTCAGATGCGGGGCCATGCGGATCAGGGCGAAGGACCGCACCTCGGCCTCGACGGCCCCGAACAGGTCCAGTCCCGCGAACGCCGGCCCCAGCCAGGTCAGGCCATGCTCGCCCAACAGGCCGTCGACCGCGCCCGGCTCCAGCGCGCGCCAGCCGAAAGGCACGCCGCCGGGCTTCTCCAGGGCGATGGCGCCGCCGCTGAGGCCGAAACGCCCCTGGGCGGCCGCGTCCAGCCGACGGGCCAGGTCGGAAGGGTTGCGCGCCTCCATCAGGTCCAGGGTCGCCACATGGGTCTGGGTCTGGGCGGCGAAGTTGGCGCGGGCGATCGTCTCGATCTCGCGCCGGGCGCCGGCTTCGCGCTTGGCCACGGCTTCCAGCCGGGTCAGGGCGGCGGCCCCGAACTCCACCACATTGCGGCCGTGCGGGCGCAGGCCGATCTCTTCCAGCAGGGATCGGTCGTCCAGCAGGGTCTGGGGGTGGGTCTGCAGCCAGCCGCGCACCTCGGGCCAGCACAGGCCGTCGCCCAGACGCGGGGCCTGTGCGTCCGTTTCCGACGTTTCGAACAGGTCCAATGAGCCGCTCAACAGACCTCTCCGGGACGTGCGATGCTACAGAATAGACTGACCCGTCTTGGCCCAGTCCGCCACGAAGGCATCAAGACCCTTGTCGGTTAACGGGTGCTTTACCAGGGCCTTGAAGGTGTCGGCGCCGAAGGTGGCGGCGTCCGATCCGGCCACGGCGGCGGCGGCGACATGCGCGACGTTGCGCAGGGATGCGGCCAGGATCTGGGTGTCGAACCCATGCACGTCATACAGGACGCGGATTTCCTCCAACAGACCGATGCCGTCCGCGCCATTGTCTTCCAGCCGCCCGACGAAGGGCGACACGAAGGTGGCGCCCGCCTTGGCGGCCAGCATGGCCTGGGCGGCCGAGAAGCACAGGGTTACGTTGGTCTTGATCCCCTTGTCGGAGAAGACACGGCAGGCGCGCAGACCGTCCCAGGTCAGGGGCAGTTTCACGACCACGTTCGGGGCGATGGCGGCCAGCTTGTCGCCTTCCTTGACCATGGTCTCGAAATCGAGCGAGACAGCCTCGGCGGAAATCGGCCCCTCGACCAGGGCGCAGATTTCGGCGATGACCTCGGCGATGTTGCGACCCGACTTGGCGATCAGGGACGGATTGGTGGTGACGCCGTCCACCATTCCGGTGGGGACCATGTCCTTGATGACGGCGACGTCGGCGGTATCGAGAAAGAGTTTCATGGGCAGGGCTTTTAGCGTTGCAAAAGCGCCGCGTCGATCCTCCCCCGCAACAACGCGGGGGAGGGGGACCGCGAAGCGGTGGAAGGGGCGGAACCGAGTTCGGCTCTTCGCCGCTTCGGCTCGGTTCAGGCTGGCCGCCGTCGATGCGGCGTCCGCCCCCTCCACCACGCTGCGCGCGGTCCCCCTCCCCCGCGTTGCGGGGGAGGATTTATGAAAGTCGCTTCGGTCCTCATTCCCCTGCCGGTGCAGGAAGCCTTCGACTACGAGGCGCCCGAGGCGCTGATCCTGGCGCGTGGCGATCAGGTGGCGGTGCCGCTGGGGCCGCGCCTGATGCGGGGCGTGGTGTCGGAGGTGTTCGAGACGACCGGATCGAACCGGCGGCTGAAGGCGGTGGACAGTCGGCTGGACGATCCGCCCCTGCCGGCGGGCGTCATGGATTTCGTCGAATGGGCCGGGCGCTGGACTCTTTCGGCGCCAGGCGAGATGGCGGCCACGGCGCTGAAGGGCTTGCGCGCGCCGCGTCCCCGGCCCGAACGCCGGGTGCGGCGCGTGGGCGAGCGGGTTCCGGCGCGCGTGACCCCGGCGCGGACGGGCGTGTTGGAGGCCCTGGGCGAGCGCGCCATGTCGGCGGCCGATCTGGCGCGGGCGACGGGCGTGTCGTCGGGCGTGGTCAAGGGGCTGATCGACGAAGGCGTGCTGGAGATCATCGAGATCGCCGCCGAGGCGGCGTTCGACCGGCCCGATCCCGACCATGCGCCCGCGTCGCTGAACGGCGACCAGGCGGCGTCGGCGGCGGCCATGGCGGAGGGCGTGGCGGGCGGCGGCTTCCGTCCCTTCCTGCTGGACGGGGTGACGGGGTCGGGCAAGACCGAGGCCTATCTGGAGGCCGTCGCGCGGGTGCTGCGGGCCGATCCGGCGGCGCAAATCCTGATCCTGCTGCCTGAGATCGCCCTGACCCAGGCGCTGATCGATCGGATCACGGCCCGGTTCGGCGCAGCCCCGGCCGAATGGCATTCCGGCGTCGCCCCGCCGCGCCGCCGTCAGGTGTGGGAGGCGGTGGTCGCCGGGCGCTGCAACATCGTGGTCGGGGCGCGGTCGGCCCTGTTCCTGCCCTTCGTCAACCTGCGCCTGATCGTGGTGGACGAGGAGCATGACGGCTCGTTCAAACAGGAAGAGGGGCTGGTCTATCACGGCCGCGACCTGGCGGTGGCGCGGGCGCGGATCGAGGGAGCGGCGGTGGTCCTGGCCTCGGCCACGCCGTCGCTGGAGACGCTGTGGAACGCGCAGAACGGCCGCTACGACTGGCTGAAACTGGGGGCGCGGCACGGGGCGGCGGTGCTGCCCGACATCGATCTGATCGACCTGCGCGCCGCGCCGCCCGATCCCCAGACCTGGCTGTCGCAACCGCTGCGGCTGGCCATCGGCGAGACCCTGATGCGGGGCGAGCAGACCCTGTTGTTCCTGAACCGGCGCGGCTATGCGCCCGTCGTCCTGTGCCGCGCCTGCGGCCATCGACTGACGGCGCCGGACACCGACAGCTGGCTGGTCGAGCATCGCTATACCGGGCGGCTGGTCTGTCACCTGACCGGCTTCTCGATGACGCGGCCCAAGCTGTGCCCGTCGTGCGGCGCGGAGGACAGTCTGGTCTCGGTCGGGCCGGGGGTCGAGCGGGTCGAGGAAGAGGTGCGCCAACTGTTCCCCGAGGCGCGCACCGCAGTCTTCAGCTCCGACACCGCGCCCGACGCCCGTTCGGCGCGCGCGCTGATCCAGCGCATGACCGACGGCGAGATCGACATTCTGGTGGCGACCCAGGCCGCGGCCAAGGGCCACAACTTCCCGCGCCTGACGCTGGTGGGCGTGGTGGACGCCGATCTGGGCCTGCGCGGCGGCGACCTGCGGGCGGCGGAACGCACCTATCAACTGCTGGCCCAGGCGACGGGGCGGGCGGGGCGGGCGGATCGGCCGGGGCGGGCCCTGCTTCAGACCTGGACGCCCGAACATCCGGTGCTGATGGCCCTGGCGGCGGGCGACCGCGACGCCTTCGTAGAGGCCGAGATGGCCGAGCGCGAGGCGGCGTCCCTGCCGCCCTATGGCCGACTGGCGGCGATCATCCTGTCCAGCGAGAACGCGCAGGCGGTGGAGAAGACCGCCGCCGACCTGGCCAAGGCCATTCCCAACGCCGAACGGCTGGAGGTTTATGGCCCGGCCGACGCGCCGCTGGCCCTGGTGCGCGGACGTCGGCGCAAGCGGCTGCTGGTGCGGGCCGACCGCGACGTCGATATCCAGGCCTTTCTTCGCGCCTGGCTTCAACGGGTGAAGACGCCGGCGTCCGTCCGGTTGACGGTGGACGTGGACCCCTACTCGTTCCTGTAGAGACGGCCTGGGCGGATCAGACCGCCAGGACGGCGCCCAGCAGGAAGCGGGCGCCGGGTCGGCCCAGGGCGGTGTTCGTCGCGGCCTGAAGCAGGGCGGCCAGCCGGTCCACATCGGGCGGCATGCCGGGTCGCAGGCCGTTGGCGAAGGTCTGGGCGGCGGTGGCGTAAGCCGCGCGCAGGCGCGGGACCGACTGCAGCACCCGCGCCCGCAGGGCGGCGTCGGGCGTGTCCAGCCCCGTCTCGATCGACAGCACGCCGCGCAGGCCGTCGGCGCGCAGGATCGAGGCGGTCACGATGGGCAGGCGCTGATAGGTGGCGACCGGCGCGGCCCCGCCCTCGCTGGAGGCCGAGGCCGGACGGGCGACGGACAGGGTGGCGGCGGTCGCCGTGACGGCGAGGCCGAGAAGGGCGCGGCGTTCCATGCCGGACGCTGTAGCCGTCGAGATTTAAGGAACGCCTTACGCGCCGATGACACAGCATCGTATAAGGATATCTTTATACGATCATTGCCCCCCGGCTTCGCTCAGGCTATGAGGCCGTCAAATCTTTCGTTCGGCCGGAGCCCGATCATGACCGACTACATCGTCCGCGACATTTCCCTGGCCGACTGGGGCAACAAGGAAATCGCCATCGCCGAAACCGAAATGCCGGGCCTGATGGCGCTGCGCGACGAGTTCGGCGACGCCAAGCCGCTGAAGGGCGCCCGCATCGCCGGTTCGCTGCACATGACCATCCAGACGGCGGTGCTGATCCAGACGCTGGAAGCCCTTGGCGCCGAGGTGCGCTGGGCGTCCTGCAACATCTTCTCGACCCAGGATCACGCCGCCGCCGCCATCGCCGCCGCCGGCACCCCGGTCTTCGCCACCAAGGGCGAGACGCTGGAGGAATACTGGGACTACGCCCACAAGATCTTCGAATGGGCCGACGGCGGCTATCCCAACCTGATCCTCGACGACGGCGGCGACGCGACCCTGCTGTGCGTGCTGGGCCCCAAGGCCGAGAAGGACATTTCGGTCCTGTCGAACCCGCAGAACGAGGAAGAAGAAGCCCTGTTCGCGGTGATGAAGCGCTACATCGCCGAGAAGCCCGGCTTCTATTCGGCCATCCGCGACGCCATCGGCGGCGTGTCGGAAGAGACGACCACGGGCGTCCACCGCCTGTACCAGATGGCCGAAAAGGGCGAGCTGCCCTTCCCCGCCATCAACGTCAACGACAGCGTGACCAAGTCCAAGTTCGACAATCTGTACGGCT includes the following:
- the rsmI gene encoding 16S rRNA (cytidine(1402)-2'-O)-methyltransferase, with the translated sequence MDTAPQPLPLTAPPPRRVEPGLYLVATPIGNLRDITLRALDVLAAADLVLAEDTRVTAKLLTAYGLKARLERCDDHASVRAADLAVERLREGQVVALVSDAGTPLVSDPGFVVARAVIAEGLPVHPIPGASSLLAALCIAGLPADRVLFAGFLPPKTTGRRAALEALRGPRQTLVFFESGPRLKDSLADMAAVLGPRPAAVARELTKLYEECVRGPLDVLATDPRLDAPKGEIVVVIGPGDVEQATEAQADAALAEALTRLPTGEAAAEVARTLGLNRKTLYRRALALQGR
- a CDS encoding YraN family protein, whose translation is MKPPRLPRPAPAPRPKAAWRQAKGGAAFRRGHAAEWIAAALLMAKGYRILGFRLKDRAGEIDLLARRGRVLAVVEVKRRMTLDAARLALKPAQYDRLVAAGQAIRRKRPALQALDLRIDMVALAPGRFPRHLRGVERGD
- a CDS encoding transglutaminase family protein, which codes for MNRDEAEAVLTAAGEAGEAGFPLLEAAIACAVHDRPFRDPEPVRALACGAGQRLKERIGGEAPDDALSETMAADFRLNGDLLTHDLTANTDVIDVAERRRGLSAALAVFYLHAAAAAGIKAAGVDFPGHFLVRVETAEGPVALDPFSHGRLVMPSELTRRALRAGLTPQVADRLDLLMAPVSDRQALIRLQNVLFSRALARHDYEAAERSALRRALLDPEDHRPWLDVASAREKQGALAGALAALARARGLDGAAAARRAASFDRVRMRLN
- a CDS encoding SDR family oxidoreductase, which translates into the protein MDLELTGKRALICGGSSGLGRAVATALAAEGAHVALLSRNAEALQAVADQLNAAGPGRAVVATADLADHQALLRAVDTAEALLGGSIEILLNNTGGPPPSGVSNLEPSVWRDHFEAMVLSIFRLTDRVLPAMRAAGWGRILNVASVTVIEPSAALGVSNTLRASVAAWAKTLATEVGPDGVTVNTLLPGRIDTPRIDRLDRAAAERTGVTPEQARAASVTSIPVGRIGTPEEFGATAAFLASPLAAYVTGSLIRLDGGAVKAI
- a CDS encoding retropepsin-like aspartic protease encodes the protein MRPSLIGSGSGWRAAIPSRRDALALTAALPLGAWFLTASPAAAQTQAEATTPAPETLRLFRNLLTRMGVGVRLNGGPERTFIIDTGAERSAVSRELALALGLPPGPDVMVHGVTAAEATPTVHVEAVEVGRRRFPALELPVFPRQALGADGLLGLDLLSRFRLVLDVQARRALLTRPGEGVSVGGAGEIGARRQADLVVSGRRGPSGQLILGRLVVDGVETSAFIDSGAQYSIGNLALMRAARIAPETDPGPPDPDGGHRGRRRFGSDRRGPRPEDRRPDAWPHAPAVCRPARLSPAEPDRGAGPAAGWRPPDAVQPCDPGLWPGAGRLRRTAAPGLIHRIAAPWSPNPAGASQGFQPLGATQLQSMWRPFRPGYTSPVLHWPHPRTRRRRKARNRTARTRWTPFLASDPDPRSP
- a CDS encoding tyrosine recombinase XerC, which gives rise to MARPELKSPALTASDALRAWLDHLAHERRLSPRTLEAYGHIGRLYLAFLERHRGEALSLADLGAVTAAEVRAHMADRRGGDHPLAARSLSQSLSAIRGFHAFLDRRLDTPAPQLALVRGPRIKPSLPRPVTEDQARGLLAEPDADPDADPWEAARDRAVLTLLYGCGLRISEALSLTRADAPLGETLRIVGKGAKTRIVPVLPAVRQATDAYLALQPFPLQPAEALFRARRGGPLSPRHVQAAVQRLRGRLGLPERTTPHALRHSFATHLLGAGADLRAIQELLGHASLSTTQKYTGVDAERLLNAYAAAHPRA
- a CDS encoding DUF484 family protein → MDLFETSETDAQAPRLGDGLCWPEVRGWLQTHPQTLLDDRSLLEEIGLRPHGRNVVEFGAAALTRLEAVAKREAGARREIETIARANFAAQTQTHVATLDLMEARNPSDLARRLDAAAQGRFGLSGGAIALEKPGGVPFGWRALEPGAVDGLLGEHGLTWLGPAFAGLDLFGAVEAEVRSFALIRMAPHLTPGEPPRPSLCAFGSPDPEGFTPTMGCELAAFLARVVERMAERWPVLN
- the fsa gene encoding fructose-6-phosphate aldolase, translating into MKLFLDTADVAVIKDMVPTGMVDGVTTNPSLIAKSGRNIAEVIAEICALVEGPISAEAVSLDFETMVKEGDKLAAIAPNVVVKLPLTWDGLRACRVFSDKGIKTNVTLCFSAAQAMLAAKAGATFVSPFVGRLEDNGADGIGLLEEIRVLYDVHGFDTQILAASLRNVAHVAAAAVAGSDAATFGADTFKALVKHPLTDKGLDAFVADWAKTGQSIL
- a CDS encoding primosomal protein N' — protein: MKVASVLIPLPVQEAFDYEAPEALILARGDQVAVPLGPRLMRGVVSEVFETTGSNRRLKAVDSRLDDPPLPAGVMDFVEWAGRWTLSAPGEMAATALKGLRAPRPRPERRVRRVGERVPARVTPARTGVLEALGERAMSAADLARATGVSSGVVKGLIDEGVLEIIEIAAEAAFDRPDPDHAPASLNGDQAASAAAMAEGVAGGGFRPFLLDGVTGSGKTEAYLEAVARVLRADPAAQILILLPEIALTQALIDRITARFGAAPAEWHSGVAPPRRRQVWEAVVAGRCNIVVGARSALFLPFVNLRLIVVDEEHDGSFKQEEGLVYHGRDLAVARARIEGAAVVLASATPSLETLWNAQNGRYDWLKLGARHGAAVLPDIDLIDLRAAPPDPQTWLSQPLRLAIGETLMRGEQTLLFLNRRGYAPVVLCRACGHRLTAPDTDSWLVEHRYTGRLVCHLTGFSMTRPKLCPSCGAEDSLVSVGPGVERVEEEVRQLFPEARTAVFSSDTAPDARSARALIQRMTDGEIDILVATQAAAKGHNFPRLTLVGVVDADLGLRGGDLRAAERTYQLLAQATGRAGRADRPGRALLQTWTPEHPVLMALAAGDRDAFVEAEMAEREAASLPPYGRLAAIILSSENAQAVEKTAADLAKAIPNAERLEVYGPADAPLALVRGRRRKRLLVRADRDVDIQAFLRAWLQRVKTPASVRLTVDVDPYSFL
- a CDS encoding Tat pathway signal protein translates to MERRALLGLAVTATAATLSVARPASASSEGGAAPVATYQRLPIVTASILRADGLRGVLSIETGLDTPDAALRARVLQSVPRLRAAYATAAQTFANGLRPGMPPDVDRLAALLQAATNTALGRPGARFLLGAVLAV